The Opitutaceae bacterium nucleotide sequence GCCTGAGATTACTGACCCTGAATATCGCCCACGGACGCGGACTGTCCCTCTATCAGGGGTTTCACTCTCTCAAGTACATTCACCGCAACCTCGACCGAATTGCGCACCTTCTGCGTCGCCTGCGGCCGGATATCGTGGCCCTGCAGGAAGTGGATGAGAGTTCCCATTGGAACAAGCACATCAATCTCCTCAGTTACCTCCAGGAAAACGCCGCTTATTCGCACGCCTTTCTCGGCGTGCATAATCGTCGCGGGGGGGAGAAGGAGCTGGCTTACGGGAATGCCATCCTGTCCCACCACAAGATCCACTCGACCGAGGCCATACCATTCGGAACCAAGACCCTCGGGGAGAAGGGCTACGTCTTCGCCCAGGTGGAGGTGGGGCAGAGGGTGATCCCCGTGATCAACCTGCACCTCGACTACCGATCAAGGCGGATCCGCACCGAGCAGGTTGAACGCATCATTGAGGATCTGGACGAACGGTCGCGACACCTCGAGGGATCCCAGCGGATGGCGCCGATCATCTTCGGCGATTTCAACTCCTCTTCGAAACGCGCGCGGGATGCCGTCCAACACCTTCTCTCCCATGTCCGCAAGCATACCCACTACCAGATTCATCCGGAGGGAGGGCGGACGTTTCCCGCTCATTTTCCGCGTTGGGGTTTCGATTTTTTCTTTGTCCCGCCGGAATATGAAGTGACCAGTTGCCGGGTCATCCGCAGCTATGTCTCCGACCACCGTCCGGTGCTGATGCAGATCCGTCTGCCGGACTCCGCGGCGGCGGGAATCAATGGCGATTCGGCGGTTGCCGGGGCGGGCGTCGAACCCGGCGGGCCGGTCAATCCAGCCTGATCAGCCGGAGCAGATCGGCGGAACGGGCATCGATCTCGGCCCGGCCCGCCGCTTCCAGACGGTCGCAGGAAAACGACTCGACGGTGAGACTGGCGGTGGCGGTGGCCTGAATCAGGGCGCGTTTGAGCGCGGCGAAGCCGGTCGCTCCCTGTGCGGCCAGACTGCCGACGAGCGCACCGAGATAAGAGTCACCCGCGCCGGTCGGATCTTCGACCCGGGTGACGGGATAGGCGGGGAGCATGAAAAGCCCGTCCGAATGGAAGAGAACGGAGCCGTGTTCACCCTTCTTGATCACGATGGTCTTCGGCCCCAACCCCTTCAGGCGTCTTCCGGCCAGAATCAGATTGGACTCCCCCGTCAACATCCGGGCCTCATCGTCATTGACCACAAACAGGTCGAGGCGGGGCAGGAGGCGGTCGAGGTCACTCCGGGAGATATCGATCCACAGGTTCATGGTATCGGCGGCCACGAAGGGGTGGCCGCTGATCTGATCGAGAACATTGTGCTGGAGCGCGGGGTGGATGTTTCCCAGCAGGACGTAGGGCGTCGACCGGTAGCTGTCGGGAAGGACCGGATTGAAGTGCTCAAAAACATTGAGGTCGGTCCGGGTCGTCTCGCGGGTGGCGAAATTCTCTCCGTAAACACCCGACCAGTAGAAGGTGGGCCCGGAGGGGTCCGTCTGGAGGCCGGTCAGGTCGATCGGATGGCGGCGCAAGCGCTCGAAGTGGGCTTCGGAAAAGTCGTTGCCGACCACACCGACCAGGTTGACGGGGGACTGGTAGCTGGCGGCGATCGACGCGTAGGTGGCCGACCCGCCGAGAACGCGGCCGCTTTCCGCAGTCGAAGTGGTGATATCGTCAAAGGCGACCGAGCCGACGATCAGAACAGGCGATTGGGTGGAGGCGCGCATGATGTTAGGGCAACAGGTTCTGGCAGGAACCCGGGGGTCTTGCCAAGCCTGGATCTGCGGAACGGTTTTCGGATAGCCGGCATTGCATTTGGTCCGGCCACTTCTTAACCCTTGAAAAGCGTGCCCAATCCGATCCAACCGTTGATGGAGAATCTGTCGGCCTACCCGTCCTGGCTGGTGGCCGCCTGCACCCTGATCGTGCTCACGGGGGTCTGCGCCTTTTTCTTCAAGGTCTTCCGCTTCGTCATCGTGACCGCCCTTGTTGTGGTCGGGTTGATTCTGACCGCTTATGTGACCCTGCGGCTGGCCGACTGAAGAAGGCTTCCGGCCAGAGTTTGCTTGTAAAGGCTTTTGGCCCCGGTTTAACACTCGCCGATGAAGTACATCTTCGTAACCGGCGGTGTGGTATCTTCCCTGGGCAAGGGGCTGACGGCAGCCGCACTGGGTGCGTTACTGGAGGAACGGGGCCTGACCGTTCGGATTCAGAAGTTCGATCCTTATCTGAATGTGGACCCCGGGACGATGAGTCCGTTTCAGCATGGCGAGGTGTACGTGCTCGATGACGGTGCTGAGACGGATCTTGATCTTGGTCATTATGAGCGCTTTACATCGGGACAACTCAGCCGGCTGAACAACCTGACCTCAGGCCAGATCTACGAGTCGGTCATCCAGAACGAGCGGCGCGGGGTCTATCTGGGCAAGACGGTTCAGGTGATTCCCCATGTGACCAACGAAATCAAGGAACGCCTTCGGCAGACTGGAGAGAATGTCGATGTGCTCATTACGGAGATTGGCGGAACAACCGGCGACATCGAGGGCCTGCCGTTCCTCGAAGCCATGAGGCAGTTCGCGCTCGAGGTCGGGCACGGCAACGTCCTCTTCATGCACGTGACCCTGATTCCGTATCTCAAGGCGGCGGGTGAGCTGAAGACCAAGCCCACCCAGCAGAGTGTCGCCAAGCTGCGCGAGATCGGCATACAGCCGGACATCCTGGTCTGCCGTTGCGATCACCCGCTGAGCAATGAGTTGCGGGAAAAACTCAGCCTCTTCTGTAACGTGCCGGTCCGGGCCGTCATCGAGGAGATGGACGTCGAGTCGTCGATCTATGAACTGCCCCTCATGCTCCAGCGCGAGAAGGTTGACGATCTCGTGGTTGAAGGACTTGGCCTGACCGCGCCGCCCAGCGGTCGCAATGTCTGGACGGATGTCGTGCGCCGTCTGAAATCCCCGGCCAACCGGGTCGAGATCGGGGTGGTCGGGAAGTACATCGAACTCCAGGATGCCTACAAATCGGTTTATGAATCCCTGACCCATGGAGGGATTGCCAACGATTGTGCGGTCAAGATCGTGCGGATTGATGCCGAAGCGCTGGAGGAGGAGAATGGTGGCGAGCGCTTCAAGGGCCTCGACGGCATACTGGTTCCGGGCGGGTTCGGTGATCGCGGAACGGAGGGCAAGATCGCGGCGGCCCGTTATGCACGGGAAAAGAAGGTTCCCTATTTCGGCCTCTGCCTGGGCCTGCAGATCGCGGTCATCGAGTTTGCCCGGCATATCCTCAAACTGGAGACGGCCAACAGCCTGGAGTTCGATCCCGAATCTTCGGACCCCGTCATCACCCTGATGGAGGAGCAGAAGCTGGTCGTCGACAAGGGGGCGACCATGCGGCTTGGCTCCTACGAGTGTGCGCTGGTTCCCGGCACCCTGTCGGCCAAGGCCTACGGGACCTCCTCCGTTCGTGAGCGCCATCGTCATCGCTACGAGGTGAACAACGACTATGTGGAGCGGCTGGAAGCGGCGGGCATGCGCGTGAGTGGACGCAATCCCAAGCGGAATCTGGTCGAGATCGTCGAGCTGGTTGACCATCCCTGGTTCGTTGCGGTTCAGTTTCATCCGGAATTCCAGTCCAAACCGAACCGGGCCCATCCTCTTTTTGCGGATTTCATCGCGGCGGCCATCCGCAGGAAGAACAATCGTTGACTGTCTGACATGCTTTACGATCCCTCCCGGCTTCTCGTCATCGCCGGTCCCTGCTCCCTCGAGACGCTCGAGGTCTGCCGGACGGTGGCCGGAAAGCTGCGCGAGATTGCCGAGCGCTTCCCTGAACTGCAGATCGTTTTCAAGGGCTCCTTCGACAAGGCCAATCGCACGTCCATCTCCGGGGCCCGCGGTCTCGGAATTGATGAGGGCCTGGCCATGCTGGCGCGGATGCGCTCGGAATTCGACCTGCCGGTTCTGACCGACGTGCACCTCCCGGATCAGGTTGCCCGGGTCGCGGAGGTCTGCAACGTGCTGCAGATTCCCGCCTTCCTATGCCGGCAGACGGATCTCCTCGTGGCCTGTGCACGGAGCGGATGTACGGTCAACGTGAAGAAGGGACAATTCCTTTCACCGCAGGAAATGGAGCATGTTGTTGCCAAACTGGTTGGTTCGGGAGCCGGGGAGATCTGGCAAACGGAGCGAGGGACGACTTTCGGCTATCAGAACCTGGTGGTCGATATGCGCTCGTTCCCGATACTGCATCGGTGGGGGGGGGCGGTGATCTTTGATGCGACCCACAGTGTTCAGTTGCCGGGAGCGGGAGGCGGCAGGAGCGGCGGGGAGCGGGAATTCGCGCCGACCCTGGCCCGGGCCGCCGTGGCGGCGGGGGCGGATGGCCTCTTCATTGAGACTCATCCGGATCCGGATCGTGCCCTTTCGGATGGACCCAATATGGTGCCACTGGATGAGTTGGAGCCCCTGCTGGTCACCTGTCTGGCCATCCGGCGGGCGGTTCAGACCGGATAGGATTTGACCGGGGCCGGTTCCGCTTCAATCCTAGGCAACTCCCGTCGGGGTCATTACCACTTTGTCTGCAGCATGCCAATCCGACCGATTCTCAGTCTTCCGGCCACTCCAAGGGTCCGTATTTGAAACAGCCTTCTGATGGATTCACTTCTGGTTGAAATTCCGGTCCCTTCGATGGGAGCCACCGTAAACGAGCTCACTGTCATCGATATCATGATCGAGGATGGGCAGGCCGTGAAGAAGGGCGAGCAGATCGCTGAACTCGAGAGCGACAAGTCTGTTTTTGAGTTCGAGTCGCCCTGTGATGGTGTCGTCCGGGCAGTCCTCTGTCGGGCGGGCGATATTGTCCCGAGCGGCGCGCCCTTTCTGCGCATCGAAACCTCCGATCTGAGTCTCCGCCATCTCGCCCTGTCCTCTGCCGGGCAGTCCGGTGGGAACGGAGCGGTAAGGAAGAGCTCGGGGCTGGCTTCGACTGACGGACCGACACCCGCGAATCTCCCCGTGCACCCGCATCCGTCAGCTCCCTCACCCAAGGCCGCCGCCCCGGCCGGTATCAAGTGGACCCCACGGGCGATCAAGTTGGCTACGGACGCGGGTCTGGATCCGGCAGGTATCATCGATATTGAGGGAACCGGTCCGGGTGGACGGGTTTCGGGCGACGATTTGACCCGTTATCTGGAGCGACAGCCCAAGGCGGAGGGGACCGCACCGGTCCCCTCCGCTGCGATCGCGGGAGCGACAGGGGACCAGACGGTCTGTGTGGCCGGAATCGGCTACGCTTTTCCCAGGCAGGTCCGCTCCAACCAGGAAATCCTGAAGGCATTTCCGGATATGACGGAGAAGGACTTCTTCAAGGTCACCGGCATCCGCCAGCGCTATGTCGCCGGTCCGGACGAGTCGGCGACCAGTCTTGCCGAGATGGCCGCCAACAATGCGCTGGAAATGGCCGGACTCAAGGCTTCGGACCTGGATGGGGTCATCGTGGCCACCCTGATTCCAGATCAGCCGGTTCCGAGTGCGGCCAGCGCTTTGGCCCGCCAGCTCGGCATCCGTTACGCCCTGGCCTTTGATGTGAACGCGGCCTGCTCCGGGTGGCTTTACGGGCTCGAGGTCGCGCGGGCCTTCATCCGGGCCGGGACGGCCAAGCGTCTGCTTGTAGCGACGGCCGAGCTCCTGTCCCGAATCACCAATCCGCGTGACCAGTCGACGGCCTTTCTCTTTGGCGATGGCGCCGGAGCGGCCATCGTCACGGACAGTCCGGCGGGACACCGTCTCAACCGGATGGGCTTGTCGGGTGATGCCGAACTCTACACCGCGATTCAGAGGCGGGGCGGCGGCGCCCGGCAGCCCGTTCCTCAACCGGGCGATAATCTGGATCAGTTCTACATCACCATGGATGGCGCAGTCGTCTTCAAGCATGCGGTCATCGCTTTCGGGACCATCATCGAGGACACGCTCAAGCGCCACAACCTGACGGTGGACGAAGTCGACTGGATTGTCCCGCACCAGGCGAACGAACGCATTCTCAAGGCGGTCAGCAAGCGGGTGAGCATCCCTTACGAGAAATTCGTTGTCACGATCGGCGAGTACGGAAACACATCGGCGGCCTCGGTTTCCATGGCGTTCGGCTGGGCGGCGGAGGAAGGGATCTTCAGTTCGGGCGACAAGATCATTTTCTGCAGTGTTGGTGCCGGTCTCACCTTTGCCGGTGGATTGCTGGTCTGGTAGGCGGCCGAAGCCGCGGCCGCTTTACTGCAACTCGTAGCTCAGAATGCTCAGGGCATAGACGGCGGCGGTTTCGCAGCGCAGGACGAGCGGACCGAGGGAAACCGGCTGAAAGGCGGCGCTTTTCGAGTTACCCATCTCGGCCGGGGTGAAATCCCCCTCGGGGCCAACCATCCAGACCATATTTTTGGGGGCTTGCGAATGCTCGAGCCGGTATTCGGCCAGCACGTCCCGGAGAATCCGCGCGCCCGGTTGCAGACTGGCGACGAGCCGGAGATCGAATTCCCTGGCTGAGGTTTCCATGAATTCGCGAGCGGTCTGGGGAGCGAGGATTTCCGGGAGAAAAGCATTCCCGCATTGCTTCGCCGCTTCGATTGTCGCGCTGCGCCACTTTGCGGTCTTGACCTCCTCGCGGTCCTTCTCGAGGTGAACTTCGGTCCGTTCGCTGTAAAGCGGGGCGATCCGGGCGACGCCAATCTCGGTCGCCTTGCGGACAATTGCGTCCATCGACTTGCCCTTGGGCACGGCCTGGGCCAGCGTGATCCGGTAGGGCAGGGGCTTGATCCGCTGGTGGAAGCGCACCTTCAGTACGGCCCTGCGGCGATCGGCTTCGACGCATGCGCAGATCCATTCGTTTCCCTTGCCGTCGAAGGCGACCACGGTGTCCCCGCTCTTGGCCCGATTGACCGAAATCAGATGGTGTGACTCATCGGGATCCAGTTCGATCGAGGTGGGTCCGAGTTCGTGAGGGCGGAAATAAGAGCGAAAATCCGGCATGAGCTCAAGAAACGGGGGCAGGCCGTCCGGAGGCAATCGAAAATCAGGAATCCGCAGGGTACG carries:
- a CDS encoding PfkB family carbohydrate kinase, translating into MRASTQSPVLIVGSVAFDDITTSTAESGRVLGGSATYASIAASYQSPVNLVGVVGNDFSEAHFERLRRHPIDLTGLQTDPSGPTFYWSGVYGENFATRETTRTDLNVFEHFNPVLPDSYRSTPYVLLGNIHPALQHNVLDQISGHPFVAADTMNLWIDISRSDLDRLLPRLDLFVVNDDEARMLTGESNLILAGRRLKGLGPKTIVIKKGEHGSVLFHSDGLFMLPAYPVTRVEDPTGAGDSYLGALVGSLAAQGATGFAALKRALIQATATASLTVESFSCDRLEAAGRAEIDARSADLLRLIRLD
- a CDS encoding CTP synthase encodes the protein MKYIFVTGGVVSSLGKGLTAAALGALLEERGLTVRIQKFDPYLNVDPGTMSPFQHGEVYVLDDGAETDLDLGHYERFTSGQLSRLNNLTSGQIYESVIQNERRGVYLGKTVQVIPHVTNEIKERLRQTGENVDVLITEIGGTTGDIEGLPFLEAMRQFALEVGHGNVLFMHVTLIPYLKAAGELKTKPTQQSVAKLREIGIQPDILVCRCDHPLSNELREKLSLFCNVPVRAVIEEMDVESSIYELPLMLQREKVDDLVVEGLGLTAPPSGRNVWTDVVRRLKSPANRVEIGVVGKYIELQDAYKSVYESLTHGGIANDCAVKIVRIDAEALEEENGGERFKGLDGILVPGGFGDRGTEGKIAAARYAREKKVPYFGLCLGLQIAVIEFARHILKLETANSLEFDPESSDPVITLMEEQKLVVDKGATMRLGSYECALVPGTLSAKAYGTSSVRERHRHRYEVNNDYVERLEAAGMRVSGRNPKRNLVEIVELVDHPWFVAVQFHPEFQSKPNRAHPLFADFIAAAIRRKNNR
- a CDS encoding endonuclease/exonuclease/phosphatase family protein; translation: MPSLRLLTLNIAHGRGLSLYQGFHSLKYIHRNLDRIAHLLRRLRPDIVALQEVDESSHWNKHINLLSYLQENAAYSHAFLGVHNRRGGEKELAYGNAILSHHKIHSTEAIPFGTKTLGEKGYVFAQVEVGQRVIPVINLHLDYRSRRIRTEQVERIIEDLDERSRHLEGSQRMAPIIFGDFNSSSKRARDAVQHLLSHVRKHTHYQIHPEGGRTFPAHFPRWGFDFFFVPPEYEVTSCRVIRSYVSDHRPVLMQIRLPDSAAAGINGDSAVAGAGVEPGGPVNPA
- a CDS encoding beta-ketoacyl-ACP synthase 3, with the translated sequence MDSLLVEIPVPSMGATVNELTVIDIMIEDGQAVKKGEQIAELESDKSVFEFESPCDGVVRAVLCRAGDIVPSGAPFLRIETSDLSLRHLALSSAGQSGGNGAVRKSSGLASTDGPTPANLPVHPHPSAPSPKAAAPAGIKWTPRAIKLATDAGLDPAGIIDIEGTGPGGRVSGDDLTRYLERQPKAEGTAPVPSAAIAGATGDQTVCVAGIGYAFPRQVRSNQEILKAFPDMTEKDFFKVTGIRQRYVAGPDESATSLAEMAANNALEMAGLKASDLDGVIVATLIPDQPVPSAASALARQLGIRYALAFDVNAACSGWLYGLEVARAFIRAGTAKRLLVATAELLSRITNPRDQSTAFLFGDGAGAAIVTDSPAGHRLNRMGLSGDAELYTAIQRRGGGARQPVPQPGDNLDQFYITMDGAVVFKHAVIAFGTIIEDTLKRHNLTVDEVDWIVPHQANERILKAVSKRVSIPYEKFVVTIGEYGNTSAASVSMAFGWAAEEGIFSSGDKIIFCSVGAGLTFAGGLLVW
- the kdsA gene encoding 3-deoxy-8-phosphooctulonate synthase — translated: MLYDPSRLLVIAGPCSLETLEVCRTVAGKLREIAERFPELQIVFKGSFDKANRTSISGARGLGIDEGLAMLARMRSEFDLPVLTDVHLPDQVARVAEVCNVLQIPAFLCRQTDLLVACARSGCTVNVKKGQFLSPQEMEHVVAKLVGSGAGEIWQTERGTTFGYQNLVVDMRSFPILHRWGGAVIFDATHSVQLPGAGGGRSGGEREFAPTLARAAVAAGADGLFIETHPDPDRALSDGPNMVPLDELEPLLVTCLAIRRAVQTG
- a CDS encoding RsmE family RNA methyltransferase, which encodes MPLFRTLRIPDFRLPPDGLPPFLELMPDFRSYFRPHELGPTSIELDPDESHHLISVNRAKSGDTVVAFDGKGNEWICACVEADRRRAVLKVRFHQRIKPLPYRITLAQAVPKGKSMDAIVRKATEIGVARIAPLYSERTEVHLEKDREEVKTAKWRSATIEAAKQCGNAFLPEILAPQTAREFMETSAREFDLRLVASLQPGARILRDVLAEYRLEHSQAPKNMVWMVGPEGDFTPAEMGNSKSAAFQPVSLGPLVLRCETAAVYALSILSYELQ